A region of the Flavobacteriaceae bacterium MAR_2010_188 genome:
TTTTGACCATGTCGACTCGATATTTATTTTGGAAGCGAAACTACTCCATATAGAAAACGTTGTCTGAAAACTGAGTCTAAATTCTTTGTTTTCTTATTCCTCAACATTTCCTATTCCGGCAGCGGTGATGGTTTCAGAGCTTTTCTTTGGTTCCTTCTTTATCTTAGGGAACTCAAAATTCTTTGACGGCAGAGTACTGGTTTTTGACTTTAAATCCTTGGCCTGTTTTTTCGCGTGGTGTGCTTTAGACCGACAACTGTTGCTGCAAAATTTCTGCACACGTCTTCTTTTGGGCTCAAAATCCTGAAAGCAGTATTTACATTGATAATATCTAGAAGTTTCCATTTAGCTTAATCTTATCCTCCACTATCATTACTCTTAATAACAAAAAAACAACCATTTCTGATTGCTTTTACCTTGTAGCGGGAACCCGCCTACATATTGTTCCGGCGGGCAGGTTGGATTCATTGCGCTCGCGAAGCGAAGCGGAATGTGCCAAATAGACTGGCTTTACCATGAAAACCTAAGAGCTATGCCGACTAAGGCTGCGTAGTAATCCCGGTGTAATAAACGATTCTTTGATTAATCAAAATTTGCGTAAAGGTGAACGAGGGCAGCAGCTGCGCTACCTGGTGGGTGAACAATGATCTGAGACCACAGATTGTGGGAAGGTCCCATTCTCAAATCATTGTTGCTTAAATTCATTATCTTTTCGTTCGCAAAGCAGAACTGCGTTTAGCAGGTCGTTAGCGGTCAGCATAAAACAACGACACACTAAAAATTTTAATGATAGGCAAAAATGGAATTGAAAATTATAAATATTAACGAGGACAAGACAAAAGAAATTTATGCCTCGACTGATTGCCAACAATTAATCACTTCAATGGAGGAAATTTACCCAAAAATTGGTTTCAACAAGCCTTGGGTTGGTTACTTTATTTTTAAGAACAATCAAGTCGTTGGTACTGGCGGTTTTACTGGACAACCTAAAGATGGAAAAGTTGAAATAGCATACTGGACGTTCAAAGAATTTGAAGGTCAAGGAGTTGCTACTTTTGCATGTAAAGAGCTAATTGCAATTTCAAAAGGGGCTGACCCGACAATAATTATTACTGCTAAAACGGCACCAGAATACAACGCTTCCACAAAGATTTTACAGAACAATGGTTTTACGTTTTCCGAAATTGTGCAAGACGATGAAATTGGAGACGCTTGGTTCTGGACCCTTGAACTTTAGAAAATTGATTTGTAATTGAAGATTAAGAAACAAAAGAAATGCCGAACCGCTAACATGGTATATCAAAAATAGCGGAGTAAGTGCTTAAATCAAAATATAATTATAAAATAAGATTAGTTATAAACCAAAAAAGTGAGTGCATAAAGTTCTCTACTTTTTATGTACTAACCGTTAGCTTCATTCTAAAATATTGAGTATGAAAAAAGTACTACTATTATCAATTTCAATAATTCTATTTTCTATTAGGTCAAATGCTCAAGATAAAACAGCTATCATTTGTGGTAAGCTTATAACTGCAGAAGATAATGAGGTTTACAACAATACTGTAATCATCATCGCAGCAGATAAAATTGTAGAAATTGGTACTAGAGATATAATTAAGCCAGATTACAAAATAATTGATTTAACCGAATATACAGTACTACCTGGACTTATAGACGCTCATGTGCATCCATTAATATATGGTGATGATTACCAAGTAAATCATTTGAAAGGATCATCTGCCTTTAATGCTCTTAGAGGTTTAAAGACGGTGCAAAATTGGCTTAATGAAGGTTGGACTTCAATAAGAGTAGCTGGTGATGCCGATACACAATATGCCCATTTTGAAATCAGGGATGCCATAAATGCTGGTTTATTTGATGGTCCGAGAATCTATGGAGCCGGACATTACTTGTCTGTAACAGGGGGTGGTGGTGATATTAATTTTTTTTCACCTCATCAATCGGTGATTTCTGATGGGCTAGTAGTTGATGGAGTAGATGAGATTCAAAAGGCTATTCGGGAAGAAATAAAATATGGGAGTGACTGGATCAAGCTCCTGGTTACTGGGGCTTTTATGTCAGAAGGGGACGATCCGAAAAACGTCCAATTTAGTGATGAAGAAATAATTGCTGCAGTCGAGGAAGCAAAAAGGAGAGGTATTCCTGTTATGGCTCACGCACATGCTACTGAAGGCATCAATAAAGCAATAAAGTTTGGAGCAAGATCCATAGAACATGGCACCTTCCTGAACGATGAAAGTATTGATCTCTTTTTAGAGTATGATGTATTCCTAATCCCTACTGTCAGTGTAGGTGAGTATGGACTTGAAACCTGGAAAGACAGTAAGGCACAGGCTAAAATGTATGAGTTAACCAAAAAATTTCGCGAGGACTCTTGGAAGATGTATTCGAAATCAATAGAAAGAGGTGTGAAAATTGGGGTAGGTTCTGACAATGTTGGGTTTCCTCCTAATTTTGCGGCTACGGAATTTCGGTTGCTCGTCAAATTGGGTATGACGCCTCTTCAAGCAATAATGGCAGGTACAAAGGTAAATGCAGAGTTACTTATGAAAGATGATGAAATTGGAAGCATCAAGGTCGGTAAATTGGCAGATATTATAGCCACTAAAGAAAATCCTCTTGATGATATCTCTGAATTGTCGCGAGTGGAATTTGTCATGAAAGGCGGAAAAGTCATTAAGGCAATTAAATAGAAAAGACAGAAGCTAACAAAATATAAAACGCCTTAAAACGCGCCATATACTGACCGTTGGCAGCAACATTGACTCGTCCTAAAAAATACTACAATGAAGAGAATACCCAGTTATACAAGTAGATTAAGAAAAAATATTGTTACCGTGCCTGAGATAATAGATTCGTGTTCAGTTTCGTGGTCACTTTGTTAGTAAAGATTGTTATTCAAATATATTGATAGAATTTTCAAGATATAAATCTGCCTAGTAAAAATTATCTTTTCGTCTTTGAGTGATTTCTCTTTTCTATCCCCATCCATTAAATTATGAATTAGAGAATTACCCCTTCATAAGAAAAAAGCATCTTTTTGGAGAATACAATTAGGCGACATTTCCCAAAAAAATTCGGAAAGTTAAAAATATTACTTACTTTTGACGTTAGTAACGTAAAAAGATATGATATCATCCTTTGGCTCGAAACAGACCGAACAGATTTGGAACGGAATCCGTGTAAAACAAATGCCGATTGAAATCCAGAACGTTGGACGTCGGAAATTAAGAATGTTGAACAACTCGCAGGACATTACCGACTTGCGAATTACACCATCCAACCGACTGGAAAAACTGACTGGAAAATTAAACGAATTTTACAGCATTCGGATTAATAAACAATGGCGGATAATCTTCATTTGGAACAAGGGAAACGCAAGCGAGGTGGAAACCCGCCTGCCGGACGGGCAGGTAATTGATTATCACTAAAAAAATATAATATGGAAAAATTAGCAAATGTACATCCAGGAGAAATCTTGAATTATGAATTTCTTGAGCCACTCGAAATTACTGCATACCGACTTTCAAAGGATTTGAAAATACCGCAGACACGAATTTCTGAAATCATAAAGGGAAATCGACGAATTACAGCAGACACGGCTTTGCGATTGAGTAAATATTTTGGTAATTCTGCCAAATTCTGGCTTGGAATCCAAGATGATTATGACATTGAGCAGGAAAAGGAATCAAAAGAATCGGAACTCAACGAAATAAAGCATTACGAGAATAAAAACCTTGCCTAACAAAGTGTTTAAAACATAACTAATAAAGGCTTTCCCGAGAGGTTTTTGCTTTTTTCGTAGTCCGCCAAATTTTTAATTTGGCTATATATAGAGAATTAAGTTATACACAGAAATTAAAAATTTGGCTCATTGCTAAACCGAAAAATGAACCCGAAAAAGGTCAACCTATTTCAGTATAATACACCTTCGTCTTCACGATAAAATTTGTTTCCTAATAAAGAAACATTTACATTTGCATACACATCCGAATGAATTGACCCAAAATTTAAAGTCGAATTACTTGAAGAGGTAAATCAATTATTAGGCAGTCTTAACGAAAAGGCTCGTGACATAATCATTTACAATATGCGAAAAGCTCAAATTGTCAATGACAACGATCTTTTCAAGAAACTCAATGACAACGTTTGGGAATTTAGAACTCTTCACAACAAAACCAAATACAGACTTTTTGCATTTTGGGATAAAACCAATAAGACCGAAACTCTTGTCATATCAACTCACGGAATTGAAAAGAAGACGGCCAAAACACCAAAAAAGGAAATTGAAAAGACAGAGCGGATAATGAAACAATATTTTGATGCCAAAAATTAATGATATGGAAAATAAAGGAATGAAAACTTATAGTCTGGATGATGTAACCGATAAATACATCGGAAAAAAAGGAACGCCAAAAAGAGAGGAATTCGAAAACGAACTTCGTCTTGATTTAATCGGACACGCAATAAAGCAAGCACGAAAAGAACGGAATTTGACACAAGCACAACTTGGCGAATTGGTTGGTGTCCAAAAGGCACAGATTTCTAAAATCGAAAACAATTTGACCGACGCTCGATTTGACACAATACTTAAAGTTTTTAAGGCATTGAATGCCAAAATTAATTTCAACGTCGAACTGTTGAATCAAAATCTGAATTTGACATAGATTACGCAAAACACTAAGGACAACAAAGTACATAGCTCATAGCTGGGCAGTTGCTTAACCGAAGTTTCGGCATATTTACGAAGTCCGCCAAATTTTTAATTTGGGTTATTGAGAAAAGATACCCCGCCTGCCATCAAATTTCTAGAAATAAGAGGCGGGCAGGTAAGAAAAATTTAAAAATTCGGCTCGTGCTTAACCGAAAATTTATCTCTAATTTTACCCTACGAGCCATATACAAACCCGTTACCAACAAATAAATTAGTCACATAAACATATTTTAGAATGAAAGCCATACCAACTTTCTCAATGCAACTCTTCGTTATAATCATTCTCTTTAGCAACATATTACACGCTCAATCAACATTGAAAATCAAGTTTCAACCAGACGATTACGTATATGTTTATGAAACAAAAGGTTTTGGAACTCCTAATGATTTATATAGTGCGGTAATTCAAAACATTGCCATAGTCAACCACGATAATGATAGTTTAAAAATTAAGGAAGTTGAAATTATTGTAAGTCAAGGAGCAATTGAAATACAAAGGTACAAAGTACCTGAAAAAATCCTATTTGAATCTGCTCAAAAGTTCAATACGTATCAGAAACAAGGAGTTTTAGAATATTATGATTTT
Encoded here:
- a CDS encoding Helix-turn-helix, with product MPKINDMENKGMKTYSLDDVTDKYIGKKGTPKREEFENELRLDLIGHAIKQARKERNLTQAQLGELVGVQKAQISKIENNLTDARFDTILKVFKALNAKINFNVELLNQNLNLT
- a CDS encoding Acetyltransferase (GNAT) domain-containing protein translates to MELKIININEDKTKEIYASTDCQQLITSMEEIYPKIGFNKPWVGYFIFKNNQVVGTGGFTGQPKDGKVEIAYWTFKEFEGQGVATFACKELIAISKGADPTIIITAKTAPEYNASTKILQNNGFTFSEIVQDDEIGDAWFWTLEL
- a CDS encoding proteic killer suppression protein, with protein sequence MISSFGSKQTEQIWNGIRVKQMPIEIQNVGRRKLRMLNNSQDITDLRITPSNRLEKLTGKLNEFYSIRINKQWRIIFIWNKGNASEVETRLPDGQVIDYH
- a CDS encoding Imidazolonepropionase, giving the protein MKKVLLLSISIILFSIRSNAQDKTAIICGKLITAEDNEVYNNTVIIIAADKIVEIGTRDIIKPDYKIIDLTEYTVLPGLIDAHVHPLIYGDDYQVNHLKGSSAFNALRGLKTVQNWLNEGWTSIRVAGDADTQYAHFEIRDAINAGLFDGPRIYGAGHYLSVTGGGGDINFFSPHQSVISDGLVVDGVDEIQKAIREEIKYGSDWIKLLVTGAFMSEGDDPKNVQFSDEEIIAAVEEAKRRGIPVMAHAHATEGINKAIKFGARSIEHGTFLNDESIDLFLEYDVFLIPTVSVGEYGLETWKDSKAQAKMYELTKKFREDSWKMYSKSIERGVKIGVGSDNVGFPPNFAATEFRLLVKLGMTPLQAIMAGTKVNAELLMKDDEIGSIKVGKLADIIATKENPLDDISELSRVEFVMKGGKVIKAIK
- a CDS encoding addiction module antidote protein, HigA family — encoded protein: MEKLANVHPGEILNYEFLEPLEITAYRLSKDLKIPQTRISEIIKGNRRITADTALRLSKYFGNSAKFWLGIQDDYDIEQEKESKESELNEIKHYENKNLA
- a CDS encoding Phage derived protein Gp49-like is translated as MRKAQIVNDNDLFKKLNDNVWEFRTLHNKTKYRLFAFWDKTNKTETLVISTHGIEKKTAKTPKKEIEKTERIMKQYFDAKN